In a single window of the Flavobacterium sp. W4I14 genome:
- a CDS encoding D-glycero-D-manno-heptose 1,7-bisphosphate phosphatase (product_source=KO:K03273; cath_funfam=3.40.50.1000; cog=COG0241; ko=KO:K03273; pfam=PF13242; superfamily=56784; tigrfam=TIGR00213): protein MAVKHAIFLDKDGTLIPDIPYNTDPELISLEKNVGQTLARLAGYYKLIIVSNQSGVAFGYFDENDLKRVERRIESLLQEYGVNLSGFYYCPHHPNGHVAHYTTLCNCRKPNPGLIIRAAAEHDIELTGSWMIGDILNDVQAGKAAGCKSILIDNGNETEWDLDEPNRIPDFICTDFADAGNHILNILKHEKHLKSISSFSK, encoded by the coding sequence ATGGCAGTTAAACATGCAATATTTTTAGATAAGGATGGAACGCTTATTCCTGATATTCCATACAACACGGATCCTGAATTGATCAGCCTCGAAAAAAATGTAGGACAAACACTCGCTAGGTTAGCAGGGTATTATAAACTCATTATTGTATCCAATCAGAGCGGTGTTGCATTTGGCTATTTCGACGAAAACGACCTGAAAAGGGTGGAAAGACGGATTGAAAGCCTACTGCAGGAATACGGAGTAAACTTAAGTGGTTTTTACTATTGTCCACACCATCCTAACGGCCATGTAGCCCATTACACCACATTGTGTAATTGTCGGAAACCAAATCCAGGCTTAATTATCAGGGCTGCTGCTGAACATGATATTGAATTAACTGGCTCATGGATGATCGGAGATATACTTAACGATGTGCAGGCCGGAAAAGCAGCGGGCTGTAAATCCATACTGATTGATAACGGCAATGAAACCGAATGGGACTTAGACGAGCCTAACCGTATTCCCGACTTTATCTGTACCGATTTTGCTGATGCGGGTAACCATATTCTTAACATTCTAAAACATGAAAAACACCTCAAATCCATATCATCATTTTCTAAGTAA
- a CDS encoding D-beta-D-heptose 7-phosphate kinase/D-beta-D-heptose 1-phosphate adenosyltransferase (product_source=KO:K03272; cath_funfam=3.40.1190.20,3.40.50.620; cog=COG2870; ko=KO:K03272; pfam=PF00294,PF01467; superfamily=52374,53613; tigrfam=TIGR02198,TIGR02199): MKNTSNPYHHFLSKFKHKKILVIGDLILDRYLQGNCTRLAPEATVPVIDVNLNKDCPGGAANVAANLNALGAETTLCSVIGADGHGTTLTALLKTLNVNTTLIINDQNRTTLCKTRVSSGSQLIVRYDEGSCSPISPSTTAQLIANIKTVFDNVDAVIISDYDKGVITSDLISALSVLGGTSKKIFAIDARDFTRYATLEPTLIKPNYAEALALAQYKAINANRLEQVKNWGKNLYEHTRAKNILLSMDADGVCCFERGRFSFHCPVPKVANPQVSGAGDTFMATALMALLSGADLSAATTLAVSAASVVINEPHTAVCNIDRLTENFSEKRKLLSNKREIKQLISTYKAQGKRIVFTNGCFDILHSGHVSYLKGSKAEGDILIVGLNNDESIKRLKGLQRPINSLADRIEVLSELSCIDHIISFGEKGDDTPVMLLKQIRPHVFVKGGDYRHKFLPEEKILQDMGCKIVFLPTVANRSTTNVISKIQQNLGLSNANTIN, from the coding sequence ATGAAAAACACCTCAAATCCATATCATCATTTTCTAAGTAAATTTAAACACAAAAAAATATTGGTAATTGGCGACCTTATACTCGACCGCTATCTTCAAGGTAACTGCACCCGATTAGCACCTGAAGCTACTGTACCGGTTATCGATGTTAATCTAAATAAAGATTGCCCTGGAGGTGCAGCCAATGTTGCGGCAAACCTCAATGCATTAGGGGCAGAAACTACCTTATGTTCAGTTATAGGAGCCGACGGGCACGGCACTACCCTGACAGCACTGCTTAAAACGTTGAACGTAAACACAACATTGATTATAAATGACCAGAATCGGACTACTCTTTGTAAAACCAGGGTGAGCTCTGGTTCACAGCTGATTGTTCGCTATGATGAAGGCAGTTGCAGTCCAATATCACCGAGCACTACCGCACAACTGATTGCCAATATTAAAACAGTTTTTGACAATGTGGATGCTGTAATTATTTCTGATTATGATAAAGGGGTAATAACGAGCGATCTGATCAGCGCATTAAGCGTATTGGGCGGTACCTCAAAAAAAATATTTGCTATTGATGCGCGTGATTTTACCCGCTATGCAACTCTTGAGCCTACATTGATTAAACCTAATTATGCAGAAGCGTTAGCCTTAGCCCAATACAAAGCAATTAACGCTAACCGACTGGAACAGGTAAAAAACTGGGGAAAAAATCTTTATGAACATACTAGGGCAAAAAACATTTTATTGAGCATGGACGCTGACGGGGTGTGCTGTTTTGAACGGGGACGCTTTAGTTTTCATTGCCCTGTTCCGAAAGTGGCCAACCCACAGGTAAGCGGTGCAGGCGATACCTTTATGGCCACCGCACTAATGGCTTTGCTCAGTGGTGCAGATCTTAGTGCTGCTACCACGCTTGCGGTAAGTGCTGCTTCGGTAGTAATAAACGAACCACATACGGCAGTATGTAATATTGACCGTTTAACAGAAAACTTCAGCGAAAAACGTAAACTATTGAGCAACAAACGCGAAATTAAACAGTTAATAAGTACCTACAAAGCACAGGGAAAACGGATTGTGTTTACCAATGGTTGTTTCGATATCCTGCATAGTGGCCATGTAAGTTACCTAAAAGGATCAAAGGCCGAGGGAGATATCCTCATTGTGGGACTGAACAACGACGAGAGTATTAAAAGGCTAAAAGGGCTTCAACGCCCGATCAATTCTTTAGCTGACCGCATTGAGGTGCTTTCGGAACTATCTTGTATTGACCATATTATTTCCTTTGGAGAAAAGGGAGATGATACGCCCGTAATGTTGCTCAAACAAATACGCCCACATGTTTTTGTTAAGGGTGGCGATTACCGTCATAAATTCCTGCCTGAAGAAAAAATACTTCAGGATATGGGTTGCAAGATTGTCTTTTTGCCAACTGTTGCGAACAGATCAACAACAAATGTAATTAGCAAAATTCAGCAAAACCTAGGTTTATCTAACGCTAACACGATAAATTAA